One genomic window of Cyanobium sp. ATX 6F1 includes the following:
- a CDS encoding YlxR family protein, whose product MSAVPTLRRCVACREVLDRRQLWRVIRLAAGGLALDAGMGRSAYLCPNAACLEEARRRKRLQRALRCQVADSIYASLGQRLDTDPVAVSEAR is encoded by the coding sequence GTGAGCGCCGTCCCCACCCTGCGGCGCTGTGTGGCCTGCCGGGAGGTGCTGGATCGCCGGCAGCTCTGGCGGGTCATCCGACTCGCCGCGGGGGGACTGGCGCTGGATGCGGGCATGGGCCGATCGGCCTATCTCTGTCCGAATGCGGCGTGCCTGGAGGAAGCCAGGCGGCGGAAACGGTTGCAACGGGCCCTGCGCTGCCAGGTTGCGGATTCCATCTACGCCAGCCTCGGCCAGCGACTCGACACCGACCCTGTCGCGGTCTCTGAGGCAAGATGA
- the nusA gene encoding transcription termination factor NusA — protein MALVLLPGLQNLIEDISEEKKLSSDVVEAALREALLKGYERYRRTLYLGISEDPFEEDYFSNFDVALDLDEEGYRVLASKIIVEEVESEDHQIALAEVQQVAEDAQIGDTVVLDVTPEKDDFGRMAASTTKQVLAQKLRDQQRRMIQEEFADLEDPVLTARVIRFERQSIIMAVSSGLGRPEVEAELPRRDQLPNDNYRANATFKVFLKEVSEVARRGPQLFISRANAGLVVYLFENEVPEIQEGSVRIVAVAREANPPSRSVGPRTKVAVDSVEREVDPVGACIGARGSRIQQVVNELRGEKIDVIRWSADPAQYLANSLSPARVEMVRLVDPAGHHAHVLVPPDQLSLAIGREGQNVRLAARLTGWKIDIKNAAEYDQGTEDERVAELIAMREEEEALQAEAEARLAVEQAIRTEEDARLRELYPLPEDEEEGYEAYADEEVEQAPAEAGTEAVTETVTEPSSGDEAR, from the coding sequence ATGGCGCTCGTTCTTCTCCCCGGTCTGCAGAACCTGATCGAGGACATCAGCGAAGAGAAGAAGCTGTCCAGCGATGTGGTGGAGGCCGCCCTGCGTGAGGCCCTGCTCAAGGGCTACGAGCGTTACCGGCGCACCCTCTACCTGGGCATCAGCGAGGACCCCTTCGAGGAGGACTACTTCAGCAACTTCGACGTCGCCCTTGACCTCGACGAGGAGGGCTACCGCGTGCTGGCGAGCAAGATCATCGTCGAGGAGGTGGAGAGCGAAGACCACCAGATCGCCCTGGCCGAAGTGCAGCAGGTGGCCGAGGACGCCCAGATCGGAGACACCGTGGTACTCGATGTCACCCCGGAAAAAGACGACTTCGGCCGCATGGCCGCCTCCACCACCAAGCAGGTGCTGGCCCAGAAGCTGCGGGACCAGCAGCGCCGCATGATCCAGGAGGAGTTCGCCGATCTCGAAGACCCGGTGCTCACCGCCCGGGTGATCCGATTCGAGCGCCAATCCATCATCATGGCCGTAAGTTCGGGCCTGGGCCGGCCGGAAGTGGAAGCGGAGCTTCCCCGCCGCGACCAGCTTCCCAACGACAACTACCGCGCCAACGCCACCTTCAAGGTGTTCCTCAAGGAGGTGAGCGAGGTGGCCCGCCGTGGCCCCCAGCTGTTCATCAGCCGCGCCAACGCTGGCCTGGTGGTGTATCTGTTCGAGAACGAGGTGCCCGAGATCCAGGAGGGTTCGGTGCGGATCGTGGCGGTGGCCCGCGAGGCCAATCCCCCCTCCCGCTCCGTGGGCCCCCGCACCAAGGTGGCCGTCGACAGCGTCGAGCGGGAGGTGGATCCGGTCGGGGCCTGCATCGGCGCCCGTGGCTCGCGCATTCAACAGGTGGTCAACGAGCTGCGCGGCGAAAAGATCGACGTGATCCGCTGGTCCGCCGACCCTGCCCAGTACCTGGCCAACTCCCTCAGCCCAGCCCGGGTGGAGATGGTGCGTCTGGTGGATCCAGCCGGACACCACGCCCACGTGCTCGTTCCCCCCGACCAGCTCAGCCTGGCCATCGGCCGCGAAGGTCAGAACGTGCGCCTGGCGGCCCGGCTCACGGGTTGGAAGATCGACATCAAGAACGCCGCTGAATACGACCAGGGAACCGAAGACGAACGGGTGGCCGAGCTGATTGCCATGCGCGAAGAGGAGGAGGCCCTGCAGGCGGAGGCGGAAGCGCGGCTGGCGGTCGAGCAGGCGATCCGCACCGAAGAAGACGCAAGGCTGCGGGAGCTCTACCCCCTGCCAGAAGACGAGGAGGAGGGTTACGAGGCCTACGCCGACGAGGAGGTCGAGCAGGCCCCTGCCGAGGCAGGCACCGAAGCCGTCACCGAAACCGTCACGGAGCCCAGCAGCGGGGACGAGGCCCGGTGA
- a CDS encoding ribosome assembly cofactor RimP, with product MPHPLHDDVEALVRPLAAEVGFDLCGLQLQTHRVPMTVLVQLRPAGGGDVSLDDCARFSGLLGEALETADLLDEPYVLEVSSPGVPEELRDDRDFRSFRGFPVVVTVRDGEGSEHAREGLLLERDEQAVHLNVRGRRSRIARSDVIAVHLSSPSEG from the coding sequence TTGCCCCATCCGCTCCACGACGATGTCGAAGCCCTGGTCCGCCCATTGGCGGCCGAGGTCGGGTTCGACTTGTGCGGCCTGCAGCTACAGACCCATCGGGTGCCCATGACCGTGCTGGTGCAACTGCGGCCAGCCGGTGGCGGCGACGTCAGCCTCGACGACTGCGCCCGCTTCAGCGGCCTGTTGGGCGAGGCGCTGGAAACAGCGGACCTGCTCGATGAGCCCTACGTTCTTGAGGTCAGCAGCCCCGGGGTCCCTGAGGAGCTGCGCGATGACCGGGATTTCCGCAGCTTCCGCGGCTTCCCCGTCGTCGTCACCGTCCGCGATGGTGAGGGCAGCGAACACGCCCGTGAAGGTCTGCTGCTGGAGCGCGATGAGCAGGCAGTGCACCTCAACGTCCGCGGTCGCCGCAGCCGTATCGCCCGCTCCGATGTGATCGCGGTCCACCTCAGCTCCCCAAGCGAAGGCTGA
- a CDS encoding trypsin-like peptidase domain-containing protein, which yields MRNELSLACGRTLLLSLLLIQLLVGPLVRPAAASELNAAAVSAIPDPLPSGHSFVAAAVRQVGPAVVRIDTERKVPQASFDPGFSDPLLRDFFGDPSGGARELGQGSGVVIDAHGLVLTNAHVVDRAEAVQVTLADGRQLDGTVLGADAVTDLAVVRIPELEGLQAAPLGDSEALDVGDWAIALGNPYGLERTVTLGIVSSLHRNINSLGFSDKRLELIQTDAAINPGNSGGPLINASGEVIGINTLVRAGPGAGLGFAIPINLAKGVAQQLSTGSAVVHPYLGLQLVPLTVRRARSNNDDPNALLRLPERDGALVQRVLQDSPAEAAGLRRGDLVVAVADRPIGDPAALLLAVEASKVGVGLPLTVIRGETELKLSIRPAALPQAG from the coding sequence ATGCGCAACGAACTTTCACTGGCCTGTGGCCGGACCCTGCTGTTGAGCCTGTTGCTGATTCAGCTGCTGGTTGGCCCCCTGGTGCGTCCAGCCGCCGCCAGCGAACTGAACGCCGCTGCGGTCAGCGCGATTCCCGACCCTCTCCCCAGTGGCCACAGCTTCGTGGCCGCGGCCGTGCGCCAGGTGGGTCCGGCGGTGGTCCGTATCGACACCGAACGCAAGGTGCCCCAGGCCAGCTTCGATCCGGGCTTCAGCGACCCGCTGCTGCGGGATTTCTTCGGTGATCCCTCCGGCGGTGCCCGGGAGCTGGGCCAGGGCTCCGGCGTCGTGATCGACGCCCATGGACTGGTGCTCACCAATGCCCACGTGGTGGACCGGGCCGAGGCCGTGCAGGTGACCCTTGCCGACGGGCGTCAGCTCGATGGCACGGTGTTGGGCGCTGATGCCGTCACCGATCTGGCGGTGGTGCGCATCCCCGAATTGGAGGGCCTGCAGGCGGCGCCCCTCGGTGATTCCGAAGCCCTCGACGTGGGCGATTGGGCCATCGCCCTGGGCAACCCCTACGGATTGGAGCGCACGGTCACCCTGGGCATCGTCAGCAGCCTGCACCGCAACATCAACAGCCTGGGCTTTTCCGACAAGCGGCTCGAACTGATCCAGACCGACGCCGCCATCAATCCGGGCAATTCCGGTGGTCCGTTGATCAATGCCTCCGGCGAGGTGATCGGCATCAACACCCTGGTGCGGGCCGGTCCAGGCGCTGGCCTGGGTTTCGCGATCCCGATCAACCTGGCCAAGGGGGTGGCCCAGCAGCTCAGCACCGGTAGCGCCGTGGTGCATCCCTACCTGGGGCTGCAGCTGGTGCCGCTCACGGTCCGCCGGGCCCGCTCCAACAACGACGACCCCAATGCGCTGCTGCGGTTGCCGGAGCGGGATGGGGCGCTGGTGCAGAGGGTGCTGCAGGACAGCCCGGCCGAGGCGGCGGGGCTGCGCCGCGGGGATCTGGTGGTGGCGGTGGCCGATCGGCCGATCGGCGATCCAGCCGCCCTGCTGCTGGCGGTGGAGGCGTCGAAGGTGGGGGTGGGACTGCCCCTGACGGTGATCCGAGGCGAAACCGAACTGAAGCTTTCGATCCGGCCGGCGGCGCTGCCCCAGGCCGGCTGA
- the rpiA gene encoding ribose-5-phosphate isomerase RpiA translates to MSDLQDRMKAAVARAAVEQIQDGMVLGLGSGSTAALMIKELGAKLQRGELSDITGVTTSFQGEVLAAELGIPLKSLNAIERIDLAIDGADEVDPAFQLIKGGGACHVQEKLVARRAERFVVVVDASKLVERLNLAFLLPVEVLPGAWRQVQAELAELGGNAELRMAVRKAGPVVTDQGNLVLDVRFAGGIADPLALEATINNLPGVLENGLFVNLTDQVLVGDLVDGVPGVRDLVRR, encoded by the coding sequence ATGTCTGATCTCCAGGACCGCATGAAGGCGGCGGTGGCCCGCGCGGCCGTGGAGCAGATCCAGGACGGCATGGTGCTGGGGCTGGGTTCCGGCTCCACCGCCGCGCTGATGATCAAGGAGCTGGGGGCGAAGCTGCAGCGGGGTGAGCTGAGCGACATCACCGGCGTGACCACCTCGTTTCAGGGGGAGGTGCTGGCGGCCGAGCTGGGCATCCCGCTCAAGAGCCTCAACGCGATCGAGCGCATCGACCTGGCCATCGACGGGGCCGACGAAGTGGACCCGGCCTTCCAGCTGATCAAGGGGGGCGGCGCCTGCCATGTGCAGGAGAAGTTGGTGGCCCGCCGGGCCGAGCGCTTCGTGGTGGTGGTCGATGCCTCCAAGCTGGTGGAGCGCCTCAACCTGGCGTTCCTGCTGCCGGTGGAGGTGCTGCCCGGCGCCTGGCGTCAGGTGCAGGCTGAGCTAGCTGAGCTGGGGGGCAACGCCGAACTGCGCATGGCCGTGCGCAAGGCGGGTCCTGTGGTCACCGACCAGGGCAACCTGGTGCTCGACGTGCGCTTCGCCGGCGGCATCGCTGATCCCCTGGCCCTGGAGGCCACGATCAACAACCTGCCCGGTGTGCTGGAGAACGGCCTGTTCGTGAACCTCACCGACCAGGTGCTGGTGGGCGATCTGGTCGACGGCGTGCCCGGGGTACGGGATCTGGTCCGCCGCTGA
- the hisD gene encoding histidinol dehydrogenase yields MAASSLIPSAASAGPLAIARLDDQEAAATRLVAIAQRTSGSQSQEAARRVDAILEQVRAGGDAALQELSERFDGIRPDPLRIPAETIQRAWEACPEDLQSALGLAHRRILDFHQRQKPQDLDVKGVHGERLGRRWRPVERAGIYVPGGRASYPSTVLMNAVPARVAGVKRLVMVTPPGPEGRVNGTVLAAAHLAGVEEIYRVGGAQAIAALAYGTESVPRVDVISGPGNLYVTLAKKAVYGTVGIDSLAGPSEVLVIADQSARADQVAADLLAQAEHDPLAAAILLTTSRDLAEAVPRALAEQLEGHPRAELCRAALNDWGLIVLCPSLEAAAQLSDRFAPEHLELLVERPEPLAGRIQHAGAIFLGAWSPEAVGDYLAGPNHTLPTSGTARFAGALSVETFLRHTSLIQFNRQALEATGGAVIALAESEGLHSHADSVRRRLD; encoded by the coding sequence GTGGCCGCCAGCTCCCTGATCCCTTCCGCCGCCTCAGCCGGCCCCCTGGCCATCGCTCGCCTCGACGATCAGGAGGCCGCCGCGACGCGGCTCGTGGCGATCGCCCAGCGCACCAGCGGCAGCCAGAGCCAGGAGGCGGCGCGCCGGGTCGACGCGATTCTCGAGCAGGTGCGGGCGGGCGGCGACGCCGCTCTGCAGGAGCTCAGCGAGCGTTTCGATGGGATCCGGCCCGACCCCCTGCGCATTCCTGCCGAGACGATCCAGCGGGCCTGGGAGGCCTGCCCGGAGGATCTCCAATCCGCCCTGGGCCTGGCCCACCGGCGCATCCTCGATTTCCACCAGCGCCAGAAACCCCAGGACCTGGATGTGAAGGGCGTGCACGGGGAGCGGCTGGGGCGCCGCTGGCGACCGGTGGAGCGGGCGGGGATCTACGTGCCCGGGGGGCGTGCCTCGTACCCCAGCACCGTGCTGATGAATGCCGTTCCCGCCAGGGTGGCTGGGGTCAAGCGGCTGGTGATGGTGACCCCACCCGGGCCTGAAGGCCGGGTCAACGGCACCGTGCTGGCGGCAGCCCACCTGGCCGGCGTCGAGGAGATCTACCGGGTGGGGGGGGCCCAGGCGATCGCCGCCCTGGCCTACGGCACCGAATCGGTGCCCAGGGTTGATGTGATCAGCGGCCCCGGCAACCTCTACGTCACCCTGGCCAAAAAGGCCGTCTACGGCACGGTGGGGATCGATTCCCTGGCCGGCCCCAGCGAGGTGCTGGTGATCGCCGACCAGAGCGCCCGCGCCGACCAGGTGGCCGCCGATCTGCTGGCCCAGGCGGAGCACGATCCCCTGGCGGCGGCCATCCTGCTCACCACCAGCAGAGATCTGGCCGAGGCCGTGCCTCGGGCGCTCGCTGAGCAGCTGGAGGGCCATCCCCGCGCCGAGCTCTGCCGGGCCGCCCTCAACGACTGGGGGCTGATTGTGCTCTGCCCCTCGCTGGAGGCGGCGGCCCAGCTCAGCGACCGCTTCGCCCCGGAACATCTCGAACTGCTGGTGGAGCGCCCCGAACCCCTGGCGGGACGCATCCAGCACGCCGGCGCCATCTTCCTGGGGGCCTGGAGCCCGGAAGCTGTGGGTGACTATCTGGCCGGCCCCAACCACACGTTGCCCACCTCAGGGACGGCCCGCTTCGCCGGGGCCCTGAGTGTGGAAACCTTCCTGCGCCACACCAGTCTGATCCAGTTCAATCGTCAGGCCCTGGAGGCCACCGGCGGTGCCGTGATCGCCCTGGCTGAAAGCGAGGGGCTCCACAGCCACGCCGACTCCGTGCGCCGTCGGCTCGACTGA
- the rpsT gene encoding 30S ribosomal protein S20 — MANNTSSKKRILIAERNRLQNRTYKSAVRTLIKRTITAAGAYTQEPGGAAKEAVQTSLNAAFSKIDKAVKIGVLHRNTGANHKSRLSAVVKRAIEPAGAQA, encoded by the coding sequence GTGGCCAATAACACCTCCTCGAAGAAGCGCATCCTGATCGCCGAGCGCAACCGGCTTCAGAACCGCACCTACAAATCCGCCGTGCGCACGCTGATCAAGCGCACGATCACCGCCGCGGGCGCTTACACCCAGGAGCCAGGCGGCGCCGCCAAGGAGGCCGTGCAGACCAGCCTCAATGCCGCCTTCAGCAAGATCGACAAGGCGGTCAAGATCGGCGTGCTCCACCGCAACACCGGGGCTAACCACAAATCCCGCCTGAGCGCGGTGGTCAAGCGGGCCATTGAGCCTGCCGGTGCCCAGGCCTGA
- a CDS encoding TatD family hydrolase, translated as MVAQLGEHPQAQLAPPVLVDSHCHIVFRQFDDDLEAVAQRWREAGVTALLHACVEPAEIPAIRALADRFAELRYSVGVHPLDTQHWQADTAQVLRQAALDDPRVVAIGELGLDLYRETNLEQQLAVLVPQLDLAVELDLPVIIHCRDAAEAMLELLRRRRTDGRCPRGVMHCWGGTPEEMEGFLELGLSISFSGTVTFPRAEVTHACARLVPAERYLIETDCPFLAPVPRRGKRNEPAFVASVAARMAELRGESLDLVARTSTANAQKLFSLPGASV; from the coding sequence ATGGTGGCCCAGTTGGGCGAACATCCCCAGGCTCAGCTGGCCCCACCGGTGCTCGTCGACAGCCATTGCCACATTGTCTTTCGTCAATTCGACGATGACCTCGAGGCGGTGGCCCAGCGCTGGCGGGAGGCTGGGGTAACGGCCTTGCTGCATGCCTGTGTCGAGCCGGCGGAAATCCCAGCGATCCGGGCCCTGGCGGATCGCTTTGCGGAACTCCGTTATTCCGTGGGGGTTCACCCCCTCGACACCCAGCACTGGCAGGCCGACACCGCGCAGGTGCTGCGCCAGGCCGCCCTCGATGACCCACGGGTGGTCGCCATCGGTGAGCTGGGGCTGGATCTTTATCGCGAGACCAACCTCGAGCAGCAGCTGGCGGTGCTTGTCCCCCAGTTGGATCTGGCCGTGGAGCTCGATCTGCCGGTGATCATCCACTGCCGCGACGCGGCCGAGGCCATGCTTGAGCTGTTGCGCCGCAGGCGCACGGACGGCCGCTGCCCTCGGGGTGTGATGCATTGCTGGGGCGGCACTCCCGAAGAGATGGAGGGCTTCCTGGAGCTGGGCCTGTCCATCAGCTTCAGCGGCACGGTCACCTTCCCCCGGGCGGAGGTCACCCACGCCTGCGCCCGCCTGGTGCCCGCGGAGCGCTATCTGATCGAGACCGATTGCCCTTTCCTGGCTCCGGTGCCGCGGCGGGGCAAACGCAACGAGCCGGCCTTTGTGGCTTCCGTGGCGGCGCGGATGGCTGAATTGCGCGGCGAAAGCCTCGATCTGGTGGCCCGCACCAGCACGGCAAACGCACAGAAGCTCTTCAGCCTGCCTGGGGCCAGTGTATGA
- the rpoB gene encoding DNA-directed RNA polymerase subunit beta, with the protein MSSAIQVAKTATYLPDLVEVQRASFKWFLEKGLIEELESFSPITDYTGKLELHFIGSEYRLKRPRHDVEDAKRRDATFASQMYVTCRLVNKETGEIKEQEVFIGELPLMTERGTFIINGAERVIVNQIVRSPGVYFKDDQDKNGRKTFNASLIPNRGAWLKFETDKNDLLHVRVDKTRKINAHVLMRAIGLSDNDVLDKLRHPEYYRKSIEAANDEGISSEEQALLELYKKLRPGEPPSVSGGQQLLHSRFFDPKRYDLGRVGRYKINKKLRLTIPDAVRTLTAEDVLSTIDYLINLELDVGGASLDDIDHLGNRRVRSVGELLQNQVRVGLNRLERIIKERMTVGETESLTPAQLVNPKPLVAAIKEFFGSSQLSQFMDQTNPLAELTHKRRISALGPGGLTRERAGFAVRDIHPSHYGRICPIETPEGPNAGLIGSLATHARVNEYGFIETPFWRVEDGIVIKQGDPIYLSADLEDECRVAPGDVPTDSTSRITAELVPVRYRQDFEKVPPEQVDYVQLSPVQVISVATSLIPFLEHDDANRALMGSNMQRQAVPLLRPERPLVGTGLETQVARDSGMVPITTVNGTVTFVDATAIVIRDEQGLDHIHHLQKYQRSNQDTCLNQRPIVRQGDPVIAGQVLADGSACEGGEIALGQNVLIAYMPWEGYNYEDAILVSERLVQDDLYTSVHIEKYEIEARQTKLGPEEITREIPNVAEESLGHLDEMGIIRIGAFVESGDILVGKVTPKGESDQPPEEKLLRAIFGEKARDVRDNSLRVPSTERGRVVDVRIYTREQGDELPPGANMVVRVYVAQRRKIQVGDKMAGRHGNKGIISRILPREDMPYLPDGTPIDIVLNPLGVPSRMNVGQVFECLMGWAASHLNARVKVVPFDEMHGAEKSKETVQAFLEAARDQPGKDWVYNPDNPGKIQLVDGRTGEPFDQPVTVGYAHILKLVHLVDDKIHARSTGPYSLVTQQPLGGKAQQGGQRLGEMEVWALEAYGAAYTLQELLTVKSDDMQGRNEALNAIVKGKPIPRPGTPESFKVLMRELQSLGLDIAVYTDAGEEVDLMQDVNPRRSTPNRPTYESLGVADFDDD; encoded by the coding sequence ATGAGTAGCGCGATCCAGGTCGCCAAGACCGCTACGTACCTCCCCGATCTGGTCGAGGTGCAGCGGGCAAGCTTCAAATGGTTCCTGGAGAAGGGGCTGATCGAGGAGCTTGAGAGCTTCTCGCCCATCACCGATTACACCGGCAAGCTCGAGCTGCACTTCATCGGCAGCGAGTACCGCCTCAAGCGTCCTCGCCACGATGTGGAAGATGCCAAGCGGCGTGATGCCACCTTTGCTTCCCAGATGTATGTCACCTGCCGCCTTGTCAACAAGGAAACCGGTGAGATCAAAGAGCAGGAGGTGTTCATCGGCGAACTGCCCCTGATGACCGAGCGCGGCACCTTCATCATCAACGGTGCCGAGCGCGTGATCGTGAACCAGATCGTGCGCAGCCCTGGGGTCTATTTCAAGGACGACCAAGATAAGAACGGCCGCAAGACCTTCAACGCCAGCCTGATCCCCAACCGGGGCGCCTGGCTCAAGTTCGAGACCGACAAGAACGACCTGCTGCACGTGCGGGTCGACAAAACACGAAAGATCAACGCCCATGTGCTGATGCGGGCCATCGGCCTGTCGGACAACGACGTGCTCGACAAGCTGCGGCACCCCGAGTACTACCGCAAGTCGATTGAGGCCGCCAACGACGAGGGCATCTCTTCTGAGGAACAGGCCCTGCTGGAGCTCTACAAGAAGCTGCGTCCGGGCGAACCGCCCTCGGTGAGTGGCGGCCAGCAGCTGCTGCACAGCCGCTTCTTCGATCCCAAGCGCTACGACCTCGGTCGGGTGGGCCGCTACAAGATCAACAAGAAGCTCCGTCTCACCATCCCCGACGCGGTGCGCACCCTCACCGCCGAGGACGTGCTCTCGACGATCGACTATCTGATCAACCTGGAACTCGATGTCGGCGGCGCCAGCCTCGATGACATCGACCACCTGGGCAACCGCCGCGTGCGCTCGGTGGGCGAACTGCTTCAGAACCAGGTGCGGGTGGGCCTCAACCGCCTGGAGCGGATCATCAAGGAGCGGATGACCGTCGGTGAGACCGAATCGCTCACCCCGGCCCAACTGGTCAACCCCAAACCCCTGGTGGCGGCGATCAAGGAGTTCTTCGGCTCCAGCCAGCTCAGCCAGTTCATGGACCAGACCAATCCCCTGGCCGAGCTGACCCACAAGCGCCGCATCAGCGCCCTCGGCCCAGGGGGGCTCACCCGGGAGCGGGCTGGTTTCGCCGTGCGCGACATCCATCCCTCCCACTACGGCCGCATCTGCCCGATCGAAACGCCTGAGGGCCCCAACGCCGGTCTGATCGGTTCGCTCGCCACCCATGCCCGGGTGAACGAGTACGGCTTCATCGAAACCCCCTTCTGGCGCGTCGAAGACGGCATCGTCATCAAGCAGGGCGATCCCATCTACCTTTCCGCCGACCTCGAGGACGAGTGCCGCGTCGCACCGGGTGATGTCCCCACCGACTCCACCAGCCGGATCACGGCCGAGCTGGTGCCCGTGCGCTACCGCCAGGACTTCGAGAAAGTGCCCCCCGAGCAGGTGGACTACGTCCAGCTCTCGCCGGTGCAGGTGATCTCGGTGGCCACCTCTTTGATCCCCTTCCTTGAGCACGACGACGCCAACCGCGCCCTGATGGGGTCGAACATGCAGCGCCAGGCGGTGCCGCTGCTGCGCCCCGAGCGGCCCCTGGTGGGCACGGGCCTGGAAACCCAGGTCGCCCGTGACTCAGGCATGGTGCCGATCACGACGGTCAACGGCACGGTCACGTTCGTGGATGCCACCGCCATCGTGATCCGCGATGAGCAGGGGTTGGACCACATCCACCACCTGCAAAAATACCAGCGCTCCAACCAGGACACCTGTTTGAACCAGCGCCCGATCGTCCGGCAGGGCGATCCGGTGATCGCCGGTCAGGTGCTGGCCGATGGATCCGCCTGTGAGGGCGGTGAAATCGCCCTTGGCCAGAACGTCCTCATCGCCTACATGCCCTGGGAGGGTTACAACTACGAGGACGCGATCCTGGTGAGCGAGCGGCTCGTCCAGGACGACCTCTACACCTCGGTGCACATCGAGAAGTACGAGATCGAGGCCCGTCAGACCAAGCTTGGCCCCGAGGAGATCACCCGGGAAATTCCCAACGTGGCCGAGGAGAGCCTGGGTCACCTCGATGAGATGGGCATCATCCGCATCGGCGCCTTCGTGGAGTCGGGAGACATCCTCGTGGGCAAGGTGACCCCCAAGGGCGAATCCGACCAGCCCCCCGAGGAGAAGCTGCTCCGCGCCATCTTCGGTGAGAAGGCTCGCGACGTGCGTGACAACTCCCTGCGGGTGCCGAGCACCGAGCGCGGCCGGGTCGTCGATGTACGCATCTACACCCGCGAGCAGGGCGATGAACTACCGCCCGGCGCCAACATGGTGGTGCGGGTCTACGTGGCCCAGCGGCGCAAGATCCAGGTGGGCGACAAGATGGCCGGTCGCCACGGCAACAAGGGCATCATCAGCCGCATTCTTCCCCGCGAAGACATGCCCTACCTGCCCGATGGCACTCCGATCGACATCGTGCTCAATCCACTGGGCGTTCCCAGCCGGATGAACGTGGGACAGGTGTTCGAGTGCCTGATGGGCTGGGCCGCCTCTCACCTCAATGCCCGGGTGAAGGTGGTGCCCTTCGATGAGATGCACGGCGCCGAAAAATCCAAGGAAACCGTGCAGGCGTTCCTTGAAGCGGCCCGCGATCAGCCTGGAAAAGACTGGGTCTACAACCCCGACAATCCTGGCAAGATCCAGCTGGTCGATGGACGCACCGGCGAACCCTTCGATCAGCCGGTCACCGTGGGCTACGCCCACATCCTCAAGCTGGTGCACCTGGTCGACGACAAGATCCACGCCCGCTCCACCGGCCCCTACTCCCTGGTCACCCAGCAGCCCCTGGGCGGCAAGGCCCAGCAGGGCGGCCAGAGGCTCGGAGAGATGGAGGTCTGGGCCCTGGAGGCCTACGGCGCCGCCTACACCCTGCAGGAACTGCTCACCGTCAAATCCGACGACATGCAGGGCCGCAACGAAGCGCTCAACGCGATCGTCAAGGGCAAGCCCATCCCCCGCCCCGGCACCCCGGAGTCGTTCAAGGTGCTGATGCGCGAGCTGCAGTCGCTCGGCCTCGACATCGCCGTCTACACCGATGCTGGGGAGGAAGTCGATCTGATGCAGGACGTCAATCCTCGCCGCAGCACGCCCAACCGCCCCACCTACGAATCGCTCGGTGTCGCCGATTTCGATGACGACTGA